Proteins encoded within one genomic window of Actinoplanes octamycinicus:
- a CDS encoding DUF397 domain-containing protein, protein MLDQTWRKSTRSGDNGACVEVRRVDDTVEVRDTKDRTKPSHIFTLAEWEAFVGGAKDGEFDL, encoded by the coding sequence ATGCTCGACCAGACCTGGCGCAAGAGCACACGCAGCGGGGACAACGGCGCCTGCGTCGAGGTCCGGCGCGTAGACGACACCGTCGAAGTCCGCGACACCAAGGACCGGACCAAGCCCTCGCACATCTTCACCCTGGCGGAATGGGAAGCCTTCGTCGGCGGGGCGAAGGATGGCGAGTTCGACCTGTGA
- a CDS encoding helix-turn-helix domain-containing protein: protein MDSPTFVRFQLGAQLRRLREEAKISTEQAAAAIEVTASTLRRIEQGKVGIKGPSLTALLDKYNVDDVELRDTLLSMAREGKARGWWAKYSDLPQVYRQYIGLESAAEEIQDFQTIVVPGLLQTEAYARAMTSSGARKPTPEAVQQNVTVRMERQKLVTEGKLRLVAVMDEAVLHRQIGGAEVMREQLTAMLELAKLRNVTLQVIPFKEGAYASMLSSFAILTLPAGPNVVYIEGLTGDLYAEGDEVQRCVTVLNELRASALSPSASLEMIKQIRETDHQQ from the coding sequence GTGGACAGCCCGACGTTCGTGAGGTTCCAGCTCGGCGCGCAGCTTCGCCGCCTTCGAGAAGAAGCCAAGATCTCTACCGAGCAAGCGGCGGCCGCCATCGAGGTCACGGCCAGCACGCTCCGTCGGATCGAGCAGGGCAAGGTCGGGATCAAAGGGCCCTCGCTGACCGCGCTTCTCGATAAGTACAACGTGGATGATGTCGAACTGCGCGACACCCTGTTGTCTATGGCCCGGGAGGGCAAGGCGCGCGGCTGGTGGGCGAAATACAGCGACCTACCGCAGGTCTACCGCCAGTACATCGGCCTCGAATCTGCCGCCGAAGAGATTCAGGACTTCCAGACGATCGTGGTGCCCGGCCTTCTCCAGACCGAGGCTTACGCCCGAGCGATGACCAGCTCAGGCGCGCGGAAGCCGACCCCGGAAGCCGTACAGCAGAACGTCACCGTGCGGATGGAACGCCAGAAGCTCGTGACCGAGGGCAAGCTGCGGCTCGTCGCGGTCATGGACGAGGCGGTTCTCCACCGCCAGATCGGCGGAGCCGAGGTGATGCGCGAACAGCTCACCGCAATGCTGGAACTGGCGAAGCTACGCAACGTCACTCTTCAGGTGATCCCGTTCAAGGAGGGCGCCTACGCCTCCATGCTGTCGAGCTTCGCCATCCTCACCCTGCCCGCCGGCCCGAACGTGGTCTACATCGAGGGCTTAACAGGAGACCTCTACGCTGAAGGCGACGAGGTGCAACGCTGCGTGACGGTGCTGAACGAGCTGCGGGCGTCAGCGTTGTCGCCCAGCGCATCGCTTGAGATGATCAAGCAGATCCGCGAGACGGACCACCAGCAATAG
- a CDS encoding zinc finger domain-containing protein, with translation MRAGEQQVDRLAVSCPACGAGIGQLCTNRIARRPFLRAEQTHESRRLPAVALAVKR, from the coding sequence ATGCGCGCCGGTGAGCAGCAAGTCGACCGCTTGGCGGTGAGCTGTCCGGCGTGCGGTGCCGGCATCGGCCAGCTGTGCACCAACCGAATCGCCCGGCGCCCGTTCCTGCGGGCTGAGCAGACCCACGAGAGCCGGCGGCTGCCTGCCGTCGCCCTGGCGGTGAAACGGTGA
- a CDS encoding HNH endonuclease family protein — MRRTLHVAAAIVTGTLTAALVTVPAAATPPAIPSKATAQSRLNALTVAAEANAGTYDRDLFPHWITISGSCDTRETVLRRDGTNVTTSSTCSATAGRWYSPYDGATWTAASDVDIDHIVPLAEAWRSGASAWTTSRRQSFANDLTRPQLIAVTDNVNQAKGDQDPSTWQPSRTAYRCTYAKMWITVKHYWVLKLQSSEKTALQAMLNTCTA, encoded by the coding sequence ATGCGCCGCACCCTGCACGTTGCCGCCGCCATCGTCACTGGAACGCTCACCGCCGCACTGGTCACCGTCCCGGCCGCCGCCACCCCGCCCGCGATACCCAGCAAAGCGACCGCGCAGAGCCGGCTCAACGCGCTGACCGTCGCCGCCGAAGCCAACGCCGGCACCTACGACCGGGACCTGTTCCCGCACTGGATCACCATCTCCGGCAGCTGCGACACCCGCGAGACAGTCCTCAGACGCGACGGCACCAACGTGACCACCAGCTCCACCTGCTCGGCCACCGCCGGCAGGTGGTACTCCCCGTACGACGGCGCGACCTGGACCGCCGCCTCCGACGTCGATATAGACCACATCGTTCCGCTGGCCGAAGCCTGGCGTTCCGGCGCGAGCGCCTGGACCACCAGCCGCCGGCAGTCGTTCGCCAACGACCTCACCCGGCCGCAGCTGATCGCCGTCACCGACAACGTCAACCAGGCCAAAGGCGACCAGGACCCGTCCACCTGGCAGCCCTCACGAACCGCCTACCGCTGCACCTACGCCAAGATGTGGATCACGGTGAAGCACTACTGGGTTCTGAAGCTGCAGTCGTCGGAGAAGACCGCCCTGCAGGCCATGCTCAACACCTGCACCGCCTGA